The Burkholderia ambifaria AMMD genome has a segment encoding these proteins:
- the pgaC gene encoding poly-beta-1,6-N-acetyl-D-glucosamine synthase, with protein sequence MNSHSIIQRLQDFVFYYPFFMSYLWMIGGVVHYFLLEEGRELSMRTIASSGIPKISIVVPCFNEAANARSVIRHLNAMDYPNYDIIAVNDGSQDRTGEILNELAVEIPRLLVIHHARNEGKAVGLTTAAAVSNAEYLLCIDGDALLAHDAIGWMLEHFLTDPGVGAVTGNPRIRTRTSLLGRMQVGEFSSIVGLIKRTQQVYGRIFTVSGVITMFRKTALADVGYWSSDMLTEDIDISWKLQCRDWRVVYEPHALSWILMPETVRGLYRQRLRWAKGGIQVLMKYAGTLARPTQMMMWPLFIEYLIGIAWAYSMSFILLLALIDVVYPLPPSWHVSVVPHWHGMLLVATCILQLIIGSMIDRRYDEKLLMYFLDTIWYPVAFWLISMITTVVALPAVVLRGRGKRAVWVSPDRGIQHEERADY encoded by the coding sequence ATGAACTCCCACAGCATCATCCAGCGCTTGCAGGACTTCGTCTTCTACTATCCGTTCTTCATGTCGTATCTGTGGATGATCGGCGGCGTCGTTCACTACTTCCTGCTCGAGGAGGGCCGCGAGCTGTCGATGCGCACGATCGCGTCGAGCGGCATCCCGAAGATCTCGATCGTCGTGCCGTGCTTCAACGAAGCGGCGAACGCGCGCAGCGTGATCCGGCATCTGAACGCGATGGACTACCCGAACTACGACATCATCGCGGTCAACGACGGCAGCCAGGACCGCACGGGCGAGATCCTCAACGAGCTGGCCGTCGAGATCCCGCGGCTGCTCGTGATCCATCACGCGCGCAACGAGGGCAAGGCGGTCGGGCTCACGACCGCGGCCGCGGTATCGAACGCCGAATACCTGCTCTGCATCGACGGCGACGCGCTGCTCGCGCACGACGCGATCGGCTGGATGCTCGAGCATTTCCTGACCGATCCGGGTGTCGGCGCGGTGACCGGCAACCCGCGCATCCGCACGCGCACGTCGCTGCTCGGGCGCATGCAGGTCGGCGAATTCTCGTCGATCGTCGGGCTGATCAAGCGCACGCAGCAGGTGTACGGCCGCATCTTCACGGTGTCGGGCGTGATCACGATGTTCCGCAAGACCGCGCTCGCCGATGTCGGCTACTGGAGCTCGGACATGCTGACCGAGGACATCGACATCAGCTGGAAGCTGCAATGCCGCGACTGGCGCGTCGTGTACGAGCCGCACGCGCTCAGCTGGATCCTGATGCCCGAGACGGTCCGGGGGCTCTACCGGCAGCGGCTGCGCTGGGCGAAGGGAGGCATCCAGGTGCTGATGAAGTACGCGGGCACGCTCGCGCGGCCGACGCAGATGATGATGTGGCCGCTGTTCATCGAGTACCTGATCGGCATCGCGTGGGCGTACTCGATGTCGTTCATCCTGCTGCTCGCGCTGATCGACGTGGTCTACCCGCTTCCGCCGAGCTGGCATGTGTCCGTGGTGCCGCACTGGCACGGGATGCTGCTGGTGGCGACCTGCATCCTGCAGCTGATTATCGGCAGCATGATCGATCGTCGTTACGACGAAAAACTCCTGATGTACTTCCTTGACACCATCTGGTACCCCGTCGCGTTCTGGTTGATCAGCATGATCACCACCGTCGTCGCCCTGCCCGCCGTCGTATTGCGGGGCCGCGGCAAGCGCGCCGTTTGGGTCAGTCCCGACCGAGGCATTCAACATGAAGAACGCGCCGATTATTGA
- the pgaB gene encoding poly-beta-1,6-N-acetyl-D-glucosamine N-deacetylase PgaB: MQSRRTFMCGCMGAFAACSLFPGVSNAKMIDLLPPSDPADGKTFRVICLHDVRDNLMASFTSPSAMVDPFAVDTGTLTAIFSWLQTNNYHTITVKQIEESRHGGKPLPPRSVLLTFDDGFRSHYTKVLPLLERFKYPAVMGIVTAWIDTPPNAPIRISDKVQVPRDYFLSWDEVKKLGQSHLVELGCHTHNLHHGAIANPQGNELPATTSHLYLQDQKRYETDAEFEARVHNDLQTCVRQIREHTGIVARSMVWPYGAENQPVRKISTSLGMDIQFSLDAGPNTPDVPLDRLRRILMMYDVDIGGFERSMREPASNRGDVDVPERTVQVDLDQVYDPDPARQEANLGKLIERIYRMQPKSVYLQAYADPKGTGVAEAVYFPNRHLPMRSDLFSRAAWQLNTRANVQVYAWMPVLAFRPPADKQRGLEAVSAYGGAPARENGTRVFRLSPFDPEARLMIQQIYEDLTKHASFSGILFGDDAVLDDYEDAGKHALRTYSQWGLPADIGKIRENPDLMKRWTRQKSRYLVDLTRQLSQIVLAHQNAGDVLTARNIFAMPVLKPESEAWYAQNYDDFLATYDYVALMAMPYMEQAKDPESWLDQLVQAVHAKPRGLERTVFELQSYDWRARKEVPANTLLAQMRRLRSKGAVNFGYYPDNFLNGQPQLEAMRDVMSLKSRLDQNSINALMQMQHTPGTKTP, from the coding sequence ATGCAATCCAGACGGACCTTCATGTGCGGATGCATGGGCGCATTTGCCGCCTGTTCGCTGTTCCCGGGCGTGAGCAATGCCAAGATGATCGACCTGCTGCCGCCGTCCGATCCGGCCGACGGCAAGACGTTTCGCGTGATCTGCCTGCATGACGTGCGTGACAATCTGATGGCGTCGTTCACCTCCCCGTCGGCGATGGTCGACCCGTTCGCCGTCGATACCGGCACGCTGACCGCCATCTTCTCGTGGCTGCAGACCAACAACTACCACACCATCACGGTCAAGCAGATCGAGGAGTCGCGGCACGGCGGCAAGCCGCTGCCGCCGCGCTCGGTGCTGCTCACGTTCGACGACGGCTTTCGCAGCCACTACACGAAGGTGCTGCCGCTGCTCGAGCGCTTCAAGTATCCGGCCGTGATGGGCATCGTCACCGCGTGGATCGATACACCGCCGAATGCGCCGATCCGCATCAGCGACAAGGTGCAGGTGCCGCGCGACTACTTCCTGTCGTGGGACGAGGTGAAGAAGCTCGGCCAGTCGCATCTCGTCGAGCTCGGCTGCCACACCCACAACCTCCATCACGGCGCGATCGCGAACCCGCAAGGCAACGAGTTGCCGGCGACCACCTCGCACCTCTACCTGCAGGACCAGAAGCGCTATGAAACCGACGCCGAATTCGAAGCGCGCGTGCACAACGACCTGCAGACCTGCGTGCGGCAGATCCGCGAACACACCGGCATCGTCGCACGCTCGATGGTGTGGCCATACGGCGCGGAAAACCAGCCCGTGCGCAAGATATCGACGTCGCTCGGCATGGACATCCAGTTCAGCCTCGACGCCGGCCCGAACACGCCGGACGTGCCGCTGGACCGCTTGAGACGGATCCTGATGATGTACGACGTCGACATCGGCGGGTTCGAACGCTCGATGCGCGAGCCGGCATCCAACCGCGGTGACGTCGACGTGCCCGAGCGCACCGTGCAGGTCGATCTCGACCAGGTCTACGATCCGGATCCCGCGCGGCAGGAAGCGAATCTCGGCAAGCTGATCGAACGCATCTACCGGATGCAGCCGAAATCGGTGTACCTGCAGGCGTATGCGGATCCGAAAGGCACCGGTGTGGCCGAAGCCGTGTATTTCCCGAACCGGCACCTGCCGATGCGCTCCGACCTGTTCTCGCGCGCCGCGTGGCAGCTCAACACGCGCGCCAACGTGCAGGTGTACGCATGGATGCCGGTGCTCGCGTTCCGGCCGCCGGCGGACAAGCAGCGCGGGCTCGAGGCCGTGAGCGCCTACGGCGGCGCGCCGGCGCGCGAGAACGGCACGCGCGTGTTCCGGCTGAGCCCGTTCGATCCGGAAGCGCGGCTGATGATCCAGCAGATCTACGAGGATCTCACCAAGCACGCATCGTTCAGCGGCATCCTGTTCGGCGACGACGCCGTGCTCGACGACTACGAGGATGCGGGCAAGCATGCGCTGCGCACCTATTCGCAGTGGGGGTTGCCGGCCGATATCGGCAAGATCCGCGAGAACCCCGACCTGATGAAGCGCTGGACGCGCCAGAAGTCGCGCTATCTCGTCGACCTGACCCGCCAGCTCTCGCAGATCGTGCTGGCCCACCAGAATGCGGGCGATGTGCTGACCGCACGCAACATCTTCGCGATGCCGGTGCTCAAGCCCGAATCGGAAGCGTGGTACGCGCAGAACTACGACGATTTCCTCGCGACCTACGACTACGTCGCGCTGATGGCGATGCCGTACATGGAACAGGCGAAGGATCCCGAAAGCTGGCTCGACCAGCTCGTGCAGGCCGTCCATGCGAAGCCGCGCGGCCTGGAGCGCACCGTGTTCGAACTGCAGTCGTACGACTGGCGCGCGCGCAAAGAGGTACCGGCCAACACGCTGCTCGCGCAGATGCGGCGGCTGCGCAGCAAGGGCGCGGTGAATTTCGGCTACTACCCGGACAACTTCCTGAACGGCCAGCCGCAGCTCGAAGCGATGCGCGACGTGATGTCGTTGAAGTCCCGCCTCGACCAGAACTCGATCAACGCGCTGATGCAGATGCAGCACACGCCCGGAACCAAGACGCCATGA
- the pgaA gene encoding poly-beta-1,6 N-acetyl-D-glucosamine export porin PgaA, translated as MANNRKQQCTTVAPSNRRILLHAPLLLLLVASGPCFAAEGDAEPGSAREIAKAHGARDALPPDLQPTGAPMQAAQGSGTLPPHAPTPIALASDASLQIAQASPMPISVVVEPEAPQSGEPAPGAQPPDPPTPVAPTPDGPKQLAGASDSALPSTPVSIAQTQDAPVQLTQASDTAPPNTPAPVAQTQDAPAQLAQASDIAPPNTPAPIAQTQDTQMPPAQATSTQPPDTPAPTAATTSEPSASTAPQPAPATTTPPNSPTQTAQASGTPMPNSPAPVTQMPGAQPPSSQGPSSQTPGAQLPGESMQRSQGPDVETPNAEAPDLRTADVETVRKDVFGLAASGGAVKAIDEAKMRPDAFSAVDIAQLEELSIRQQVRGGRDKSRAMTSSDRFDGLDNALRAADDLDQRMPATPEYTPVRTALAGDRTIALAARGDMTKAVKTFETIPPDAEISIDALAAVGDAYLYLSEPGKANVVYQRALNQATASPTDRATRGFQYGARTRAIELREGLFWSYVDRARAADAKQVLDDMNKSLPPATEVRNYGPGESDYLRYYRLRAQYLIFTGRPDEGIAALEQLEKEVPFNGEVRAAHADAVSGQAHPRQAISMYRASLADHPDSVEMLAGLGRASLTADDYATAKTVDQTLDNTFPDSGAVRSFKRDYKAYRSPIFTTDLSFEHGNSALADNSFTSDSYIYSQPFGDNWRVFSHTFFGHAQTDSGSISRTRTGIGGDYRHGPLTVLGEVTRSFGGDGRTGGRGTIAYALNDYWTVSGGLDSNDNSLPWKAYAAHIWGRSANVSVVYRQNDRREVKLNYGVSRYSDSNLHQEITATATQRVYTSANQLVNVSLDLGTDSNTRRDAPYFSPGRDYAAAATVMHQLTLWKKGDMGLQQRISVSGGAYNERGFGTSALWSARLEHAWTFKHDITLSYGIEVSSHAYDGERERSETGFLSLNLPF; from the coding sequence GTGGCTAACAATCGTAAACAACAATGCACCACCGTCGCTCCGTCCAACCGGCGGATCCTCCTGCATGCGCCATTGCTGTTGCTGCTCGTCGCGTCCGGCCCCTGCTTCGCCGCCGAAGGCGATGCGGAACCGGGCAGCGCGCGCGAAATCGCCAAGGCCCACGGCGCGCGGGATGCGCTGCCGCCCGACTTGCAGCCGACGGGGGCGCCGATGCAGGCCGCCCAGGGTTCGGGCACGCTGCCTCCTCATGCGCCGACACCGATCGCGCTGGCGTCCGATGCGTCGCTGCAGATCGCTCAGGCATCGCCTATGCCGATCTCGGTGGTGGTGGAGCCGGAAGCGCCGCAATCGGGCGAGCCGGCGCCGGGCGCGCAGCCGCCCGATCCGCCGACACCTGTCGCGCCGACGCCCGACGGGCCGAAGCAACTGGCGGGGGCGTCCGACAGCGCGCTGCCAAGTACGCCTGTATCGATCGCGCAGACGCAGGACGCGCCGGTGCAACTGACGCAGGCATCCGACACCGCACCGCCGAATACGCCTGCACCGGTCGCACAGACGCAAGACGCGCCGGCGCAACTGGCCCAGGCGTCCGACATCGCCCCGCCAAATACACCTGCACCGATCGCACAGACGCAGGACACACAAATGCCGCCTGCACAGGCCACCAGCACCCAACCGCCCGATACACCGGCGCCTACCGCCGCGACGACATCCGAACCCTCCGCATCCACCGCGCCGCAGCCCGCACCAGCCACCACCACGCCACCGAATTCACCGACGCAAACCGCTCAGGCATCCGGTACGCCGATGCCGAACTCGCCCGCGCCCGTGACGCAGATGCCGGGCGCGCAACCGCCGTCGTCCCAAGGGCCCAGTTCACAGACGCCCGGCGCCCAGCTACCCGGCGAATCCATGCAACGCTCGCAAGGCCCTGACGTCGAAACGCCGAACGCCGAGGCGCCGGATCTCCGTACCGCCGACGTCGAGACCGTGCGCAAGGACGTGTTCGGCCTCGCGGCGAGCGGTGGCGCGGTCAAGGCGATCGACGAAGCGAAAATGCGGCCCGATGCGTTCTCCGCCGTCGACATCGCGCAACTGGAAGAACTGTCGATTCGCCAGCAGGTGCGCGGCGGGCGCGACAAGTCGCGCGCGATGACGAGTTCGGACCGCTTCGACGGCCTCGACAACGCGCTGCGCGCGGCCGACGACCTCGACCAGCGGATGCCGGCCACCCCCGAATACACGCCCGTCAGGACGGCGCTCGCGGGCGACCGCACGATCGCCCTCGCGGCACGCGGCGACATGACGAAGGCCGTCAAGACGTTCGAGACGATCCCGCCCGACGCGGAGATCTCGATCGACGCGCTGGCGGCCGTCGGCGACGCGTATCTGTACCTGAGCGAACCGGGCAAGGCGAATGTCGTGTACCAGCGTGCGCTGAATCAGGCGACCGCGTCGCCGACGGACCGCGCGACCCGCGGCTTCCAGTACGGTGCGCGCACGCGCGCGATCGAACTGCGCGAAGGGCTGTTCTGGTCGTACGTCGACCGCGCCCGCGCGGCGGACGCGAAGCAGGTGCTCGACGACATGAACAAGTCGCTGCCGCCGGCCACGGAGGTGCGCAATTACGGCCCGGGCGAAAGCGACTATCTGCGCTACTACCGGCTGCGCGCGCAATACCTGATCTTCACGGGTCGACCCGACGAAGGGATCGCCGCGCTCGAGCAACTCGAGAAGGAGGTGCCGTTCAACGGCGAGGTGCGCGCCGCGCATGCCGATGCGGTGTCGGGCCAGGCGCATCCACGCCAGGCGATCTCGATGTATCGCGCGTCGCTGGCCGACCACCCGGACAGCGTCGAGATGCTCGCGGGCCTGGGCCGCGCGTCGCTCACGGCGGACGACTACGCAACTGCGAAGACCGTCGACCAGACCCTCGACAACACGTTCCCGGACAGCGGCGCCGTGCGCAGCTTCAAGCGCGACTACAAGGCCTACCGCAGCCCCATCTTCACGACCGACCTGAGCTTCGAGCACGGCAACAGCGCGCTGGCCGACAACAGCTTCACGTCCGACAGCTACATCTATTCGCAACCGTTCGGCGACAACTGGCGGGTGTTCTCGCACACGTTCTTCGGCCACGCGCAAACCGACAGCGGCAGCATCAGCCGCACCCGCACGGGCATCGGCGGCGACTACCGGCACGGGCCGCTCACGGTGCTCGGCGAAGTCACGCGCTCGTTCGGCGGCGACGGCCGAACCGGCGGCCGCGGGACGATCGCCTACGCGCTGAACGACTACTGGACCGTCTCCGGCGGGCTCGACAGCAACGACAACTCGCTGCCGTGGAAGGCGTATGCGGCGCACATCTGGGGCCGCTCCGCGAACGTGTCGGTGGTGTATCGCCAGAACGACCGTCGCGAAGTCAAGCTGAACTACGGCGTGAGCCGCTACAGCGATTCGAACCTGCATCAGGAAATCACGGCGACCGCCACGCAGCGCGTGTACACGTCCGCCAACCAGCTCGTCAACGTATCGCTGGATCTCGGCACCGACAGCAACACGCGCCGGGACGCACCGTACTTCAGCCCGGGCCGCGACTACGCGGCCGCGGCGACCGTGATGCACCAGCTGACGTTGTGGAAGAAGGGCGACATGGGGCTGCAGCAGCGCATCTCGGTGTCGGGCGGCGCTTACAACGAGCGCGGATTCGGCACCAGCGCGCTGTGGAGCGCGCGGCTCGAGCACGCGTGGACATTCAAGCACGACATCACGCTGAGTTACGGCATCGAGGTCAGCAGCCACGCGTACGACGGCGAGCGCGAGCGCTCCGAAACCGGCTTCCTGTCGCTCAACCTGCCGTTCTAG
- a CDS encoding LysR substrate-binding domain-containing protein, with translation MEAKWLEDFLSLADTKSFSRAARHRHLTQSAFSRRIAALETWMDAKLVDRSINPITLTPAGQMFRGLAADILRSMYAARNLVNGYDQFAASDQVVRFAVAHTLVFTLFPEWLKQLNGEVGHVTARVNAVNVPEGVQQLVEGECDLLLGYHHPQLPIVLDPNHFPFVTLGVERILPVSTPDAHGRPVFELPGAPDAPLPLLAYSSGAFLGNVVEMLLLNASESYALHRCFETHMSEALKGMVVAGHGIGWLPESCVAKELAEGSLVRAGSADWITELEIRLYRSARKRGLAAEQLWTYIMNRPRTAADGLVAAEPGAPAVRIARRSVGGSR, from the coding sequence ATGGAAGCGAAGTGGCTGGAAGATTTCCTGAGCCTTGCGGATACCAAGAGCTTTTCCCGGGCCGCGCGTCATCGGCACCTCACGCAGTCGGCGTTCAGCAGACGAATCGCCGCGCTCGAAACGTGGATGGACGCGAAGCTGGTCGACCGCAGCATCAACCCCATCACGCTGACGCCGGCCGGGCAGATGTTCCGCGGGCTGGCCGCGGACATCCTGCGCAGCATGTATGCGGCACGCAACCTCGTGAACGGGTACGACCAGTTCGCGGCGAGCGACCAGGTCGTGCGCTTCGCGGTCGCGCATACGCTCGTGTTCACGCTGTTCCCCGAATGGCTCAAGCAGTTGAACGGCGAAGTCGGCCACGTGACCGCGCGCGTGAATGCGGTGAACGTGCCCGAAGGCGTGCAGCAACTGGTCGAAGGTGAGTGCGACCTGCTGCTCGGCTATCACCATCCGCAACTGCCGATCGTGCTCGATCCGAACCACTTCCCGTTCGTCACGCTCGGCGTCGAGCGGATCCTGCCGGTGTCGACGCCCGACGCGCACGGCCGGCCGGTCTTCGAACTGCCGGGCGCGCCGGACGCGCCGCTGCCGCTGCTCGCGTATTCGTCGGGGGCGTTCCTCGGGAACGTCGTCGAGATGCTGCTGCTGAACGCGTCAGAATCGTATGCGCTGCACCGCTGCTTCGAGACGCACATGTCCGAAGCGCTCAAGGGGATGGTCGTGGCCGGGCACGGGATCGGCTGGCTGCCCGAAAGCTGCGTGGCGAAGGAACTCGCGGAAGGCTCGCTCGTGCGGGCGGGCTCGGCGGACTGGATCACCGAGCTCGAAATCCGCCTGTACCGTTCCGCGCGCAAGCGCGGGCTCGCGGCTGAACAGCTGTGGACCTACATCATGAACCGGCCGCGCACCGCGGCCGACGGCCTGGTCGCGGCCGAGCCGGGAGCACCCGCCGTGCGCATCGCTCGCCGCAGCGTCGGCGGCAGCCGATAA
- a CDS encoding circularly permuted type 2 ATP-grasp protein, giving the protein MKPFDEMLQSGDMVRPPYARLKQWLDTQNPASLAQKAHDAEGVFRRTGITFAVYGDAQAAERLIPFDIVPRIISGAEWSRLSLGIEQRVMALNAFLDDIYHRQEIVRAGIVPKHLIAHNEAFIPEMIDFRPPGNVYTHIIGVDIVRTSENEFYVLEDNARTPSGVSYMLENRETMMQLFPELFQQVKVRPVETYPQMLRQSLAAVCPPGGNADNPTIAVLTPGIHNSAYYEHSFLADQMGVHLVEGSDLQVVDGRVAMRTTEGFRQIDVLYRRVDDAFLDPLTFRPDSVLGVAGIMDVYRAGNITIANAPGTGIADDKAIYSYMPEIVEFYTGRKALLENVPTWRCGEADSLKYVLDHLDELVVKEVHGSGGYGMLVGPCASKAELEAFAAKLRARPANYIAQPTLALSTTPILTEAGLAPRHVDLRPFVLVSDRIRITPGGLTRVALQEGSLVVNSSQGGGTKDTWVLAD; this is encoded by the coding sequence ATGAAACCGTTCGATGAAATGCTGCAATCCGGCGACATGGTGAGACCGCCTTACGCGCGCCTCAAGCAGTGGCTCGACACGCAGAACCCAGCAAGCCTCGCCCAGAAGGCCCACGACGCCGAAGGCGTATTCCGCAGGACGGGCATCACGTTCGCCGTGTACGGCGACGCGCAGGCCGCCGAGCGGCTGATTCCGTTCGACATCGTGCCGCGCATCATCTCGGGCGCGGAATGGAGCCGCCTGTCGCTCGGCATCGAGCAGCGCGTGATGGCGCTCAACGCATTCCTCGACGATATCTACCACCGCCAGGAAATCGTCCGCGCGGGCATCGTGCCGAAGCATCTGATCGCGCACAACGAGGCGTTCATCCCGGAGATGATCGATTTCCGGCCGCCCGGGAACGTTTACACGCACATCATCGGCGTCGACATCGTGCGCACCAGCGAGAACGAATTCTATGTGCTGGAGGACAACGCGCGCACGCCGTCGGGCGTGTCGTACATGCTGGAAAACCGTGAAACGATGATGCAGCTCTTCCCGGAGCTGTTCCAGCAGGTCAAGGTGCGCCCGGTCGAGACCTATCCGCAGATGCTGCGGCAATCGCTCGCGGCCGTATGCCCGCCGGGTGGCAACGCCGACAACCCGACCATCGCCGTGCTCACGCCCGGCATCCACAATTCCGCGTACTACGAACATTCGTTCCTCGCCGACCAGATGGGCGTGCACCTCGTCGAGGGCAGCGACCTGCAGGTGGTCGACGGCCGCGTCGCGATGCGCACGACCGAAGGCTTCCGGCAGATCGACGTGCTGTATCGCCGCGTCGACGACGCGTTCCTCGATCCGCTCACGTTCCGCCCCGACTCGGTGCTCGGCGTGGCCGGGATCATGGATGTCTACCGCGCCGGCAACATCACGATCGCGAACGCGCCGGGCACCGGCATCGCCGACGACAAGGCGATCTACTCGTACATGCCGGAGATCGTCGAGTTCTACACCGGCCGCAAGGCGTTGCTGGAGAACGTGCCGACCTGGCGCTGCGGCGAGGCCGACAGCCTGAAATACGTGCTCGACCATCTCGACGAACTGGTCGTGAAGGAAGTGCACGGCTCGGGCGGGTACGGGATGCTGGTGGGGCCGTGCGCGTCGAAGGCCGAACTCGAGGCGTTCGCCGCGAAGCTGCGCGCGCGACCCGCGAACTACATCGCGCAACCCACGCTGGCGTTGTCCACGACGCCGATCCTGACCGAAGCCGGCCTCGCGCCGCGCCACGTCGACCTGCGGCCGTTCGTGCTGGTGTCGGACCGGATCCGCATCACGCCGGGCGGGCTCACGCGCGTCGCGCTGCAGGAAGGATCGCTTGTCGTCAACTCGAGCCAGGGCGGCGGCACCAAGGACACCTGGGTGCTGGCCGACTGA
- a CDS encoding alpha-E domain-containing protein codes for MLLGRTASGLYWMYRYIERAENIARIVDAGLRMALTRTADAPAEWSSVLVSSGADDGYRQKYDAYAADTVTDYLLRDRDNPSSVLSCIEAARSNARMVRTALTREAWESVNGAWLALRRALAEPVPESGLPAVLDEVKRETALILGSFYSTMLRNEIFDFAQIGAFVERADNTARIIDVKYHLLLPSVSHVGTILDNYQWETILRCVAAHRSYRWVYDVQYKPMNIADYLILNGRMPRSLRYCYGRVVSSLNLLAKDYGVTHPCHDTAAKILQMLSDTSVERIFKSGLHEFLTDFIGRNNSLGADIAQAYNFD; via the coding sequence ATGCTTCTGGGACGAACTGCGAGCGGGCTCTACTGGATGTACCGCTATATCGAGCGCGCGGAGAACATCGCGCGCATCGTGGATGCCGGGCTGCGGATGGCGCTCACGCGCACGGCCGACGCGCCGGCCGAATGGTCGTCGGTGCTGGTCAGCTCGGGCGCGGACGACGGCTATCGTCAGAAGTACGACGCATATGCCGCCGATACCGTGACCGACTACCTGCTGCGCGATCGCGACAACCCGTCGAGCGTGCTGTCGTGCATCGAGGCCGCGCGCTCGAACGCGCGCATGGTGCGCACGGCACTCACGCGCGAGGCGTGGGAAAGCGTGAACGGCGCGTGGCTGGCGCTGCGCCGCGCGCTCGCGGAGCCGGTGCCGGAGAGCGGGCTGCCGGCGGTGCTCGACGAAGTGAAGCGCGAAACCGCGCTGATCCTCGGCAGCTTCTACAGCACGATGCTGCGCAACGAGATCTTCGATTTCGCGCAGATCGGCGCGTTCGTCGAGCGCGCGGACAACACCGCGCGGATCATCGACGTGAAATATCACCTGCTGCTGCCGTCGGTGTCGCACGTCGGCACGATCCTCGACAACTACCAGTGGGAGACGATCCTGCGCTGCGTGGCCGCGCACCGGTCGTATCGCTGGGTGTACGACGTGCAGTACAAGCCGATGAACATCGCCGACTATCTGATCCTGAACGGCCGCATGCCGCGTTCGCTGCGCTATTGCTACGGGCGCGTCGTGTCGAGCCTGAACCTGCTCGCGAAGGATTACGGCGTGACACACCCGTGTCACGACACGGCCGCGAAGATCCTGCAGATGCTGTCCGACACCTCGGTCGAGCGGATCTTCAAGAGCGGCCTGCACGAGTTCCTGACCGACTTCATCGGCCGCAACAACAGCCTCGGCGCCGATATCGCCCAGGCCTACAACTTCGACTGA
- a CDS encoding transglutaminase family protein, with protein MRLAIRHISRYKFDDQATHALQRLRLRPQSGPGQTVRAWQVTIDGVEPTLSYADGFGNRIDLVRHDPGAKNEIVVVAAGVVETQDRAGILGNSEGYAPPWIFERETALTKAGDTVRELAHALPIEPHSLDALHWLMTEVHDRIAYAPTLADAPVDAETALQNGEGTSRDHAHAFIAAARVLKIPARYISGYVLADSAMQRIADAKQSVADEDEEEALALQSGEGMEQALGASHAAQSQSQSQSQSQSQSQSQGLQQPALGAQPRAAALMQQPAGHAWAEAYVEGLGWVGFDPFMNRCPDERYVRIAVGLDHRDAQPVTGVGARAVGVEISVVQSPELV; from the coding sequence ATGCGACTCGCCATCCGACACATCTCGCGTTATAAGTTCGACGATCAAGCCACCCACGCGCTGCAACGGCTGCGGCTGCGCCCGCAATCGGGGCCCGGGCAGACGGTGCGCGCGTGGCAGGTCACGATCGACGGCGTCGAGCCGACGCTGTCCTATGCGGACGGCTTCGGCAACCGGATCGATCTCGTGCGCCACGACCCCGGCGCGAAGAACGAGATCGTCGTGGTCGCGGCCGGCGTCGTCGAGACGCAGGACCGCGCGGGCATTCTCGGCAACTCCGAGGGCTATGCGCCGCCGTGGATTTTCGAGCGCGAGACCGCGCTCACGAAGGCCGGCGACACCGTGCGCGAGCTCGCGCACGCGCTGCCGATCGAGCCGCACAGCCTCGATGCGCTGCACTGGCTGATGACGGAAGTGCACGATCGCATCGCGTACGCGCCGACCCTGGCCGACGCGCCGGTCGACGCCGAAACCGCGCTGCAAAACGGCGAGGGCACGAGCCGCGACCATGCGCATGCGTTCATCGCGGCCGCGCGCGTGCTGAAGATTCCCGCGCGCTATATCTCGGGCTACGTGCTCGCCGACAGCGCGATGCAGCGCATCGCCGACGCGAAGCAGAGCGTCGCCGACGAAGACGAGGAGGAAGCGCTTGCGCTGCAGAGCGGCGAGGGCATGGAGCAGGCGCTCGGCGCGTCGCATGCCGCACAGTCGCAGTCGCAGTCGCAATCCCAGTCGCAATCGCAATCGCAGTCGCAGGGACTGCAGCAGCCGGCGCTCGGCGCGCAGCCGCGGGCCGCCGCGCTGATGCAGCAGCCGGCAGGGCACGCGTGGGCCGAGGCCTATGTCGAAGGGCTCGGCTGGGTCGGCTTCGATCCGTTCATGAACCGCTGCCCGGACGAGCGCTACGTGCGCATCGCGGTCGGCCTCGACCATCGCGACGCGCAGCCGGTGACAGGAGTCGGCGCGCGCGCCGTCGGCGTCGAGATAAGCGTCGTTCAGTCGCCGGAACTGGTCTGA